The Mycosarcoma maydis chromosome 6, whole genome shotgun sequence genomic sequence ATGGTCTGCCTACTTCGTCAAGAACCTCGAACGCTTTGCTCCGCCTGTGCCGCCACAAGAGCAGCAGGGCGGATTCGCCCAAGAAGCAAACAAAGCGAGAGCAGGAGAGGCAGGATTTGAAGAGATCGCGCGACTCCGCCAGGATCCTGCGTGGCTCAAAGCTGCTTCTGAAAAGGAACCCAAGTTTGGCATGTGGTTTGCCGCCCTTGACAAGTCGCGTCAAGCTCAGGTGGCTGCCGCCATgtcgctcgctgctgccgataCTTCcggccaagctgcttccgaTCTCATCGATGCCTCCCAAGATGTTCTCGCCGTTTTTCTGGATAATCAATTCGGCAGCACCGTCACTGATCCTGCCATCTTTCGCGACACTGCTGCTTACTGGGAGGCGGAATACTTCAACGACATGAAGCGACTCCATGTCGAACCTCCCACCACGCTCACACGCGTCAGCGAATACGTCCCCGAGATTGTCACGTTCGTGCAGCAGATCATCGATCGTGGCTTCGCTTACGCGGAGGGTGTCGACCAGAACAAGAAAAACGTATGGTTTGACACACGCGCCTTTGACGGTGCAAAGAGTCAGGATGGCAGCTTCCAGCATTCTTACGCCAAGTTGCAGCCATGGTCTAAGGGCAATCGCGAGCTCCTTGAGGAAGGCGAGGGCTCcttgtcgacctcgacagCTGCTACCGCAGGCAAGCGCGCGGCTTCCGACTTCGCGCTTTGGAAGTCATCCAAGCCTGGTGAGCCTGCATGGCCATCGCCGTGGGGTCCCGGTCGTCCCGGATGGCACATAGAGTGCTCCGTTATGGGCTCTGCTGTGCTCGGCGAGACCATGGACATCCATTCGGGTGGTGTCGACCTCATGTTCCCTCATCACGACAACGAGATTGCCCAGTCGGAAGCCCACCATGGCTGCCGTCAGTGGGTCAACTATTTCCTCCACACCGGTCATCTTCACATCGAAGGTCTTAAGATGTCGAAGTCGCTCAAGAAtttcatctcgatcgatgAGGCGCTTGAACGCTTCACCGCACGCCAGCTTCGCATGTCGTTCCTCCTCCAGCCTTGGCACGGACGCATGGATTTCAAGCAATCCGCTCTGGGCGAAGTCAAGAACGCCGAGTCCGCTTTCAACAACTTTTTCGTCAGTGTCAAAGCTAAAGTGGCTCAAGCAAAGGCGCTCGGCGATGCGTATTCAGACGGGCAGCATCATTAtggtgctgctgaaagGTCGTTGGTGGACAGTTTGGAGGAAGCGCAGCATGCTTTCCGCCTGGCCATGTGCGACTCGTTCGATACACCCAAGGGAATGGAGATCCTGTTGGATCTGGTCAGCAAGGCCAACATCTACGAGAAAAGCCTCGAGAAGCGTGCCGATGTTAACGTCGGTGTCCTCACTGCTGTAGCGCGCTATGTGGGAGACAtgctcaagatgctcggCCTCGGTGAAGGTGCTGCCCTGTCTGCCAGCCAGGAGATTGGATGGGGTGTAGCTGATGAATCGGGTGATGTTTCTGCCGCTGTGAACAAGGAAGAGCTCCTCATGCCCTACCTGCGTGCGCTTAGCAACTTCCGTGATGCAGTACGCAACCTCGCACGCAGCTCCGCCCCGGCCTCCGAGTACCTCAAGCTGTCGGATGCGCTTCGTGATAacgacctcgtcgacctcggcaTCTCTCTCGAAGACACTGAAGACGGCCAggcgctcgtcaagctcgtccCTGCCGCCCAACTgcaagctgccaagcgcgaaaaggaagcagctgccgccgagAAGGCGGCGAGAAAAGCGCAAGCTGCCGAACAGGCGAGATTGAAAAGGTTGGAAAACTTGGAAAAGGGTCGAGTGGCTCCGGATCAGTTGTTCAAGACGGATGACTTCAGCGAGTGGGATGAGAGAGGCCTGCCAACCAAGGATAAGCAAGGCGCAGAGTTGGCAAAAAAGAGAAGGAAGAACTTGGAAAAGGACTTTGACAAGCAGACAAAGTTGCACAAGGAGTTCCTGGAGGCCA encodes the following:
- a CDS encoding putative cysteinyl-tRNA synthetase; translated protein: MAATQTEASSSSASQAVANVGKILQPEWQIPIKQVPEPELKMYNSLTRTKTPFVPKKGRTVTWYNCGPTVYDASHMGHARNYVTQDIIRRILRDYLGYDVHFVMNITDVDDKIIIKARHSYLLKQFRSQHAQLTKPLLATVQEAWSAYFVKNLERFAPPVPPQEQQGGFAQEANKARAGEAGFEEIARLRQDPAWLKAASEKEPKFGMWFAALDKSRQAQVAAAMSLAAADTSGQAASDLIDASQDVLAVFLDNQFGSTVTDPAIFRDTAAYWEAEYFNDMKRLHVEPPTTLTRVSEYVPEIVTFVQQIIDRGFAYAEGVDQNKKNVWFDTRAFDGAKSQDGSFQHSYAKLQPWSKGNRELLEEGEGSLSTSTAATAGKRAASDFALWKSSKPGEPAWPSPWGPGRPGWHIECSVMGSAVLGETMDIHSGGVDLMFPHHDNEIAQSEAHHGCRQWVNYFLHTGHLHIEGLKMSKSLKNFISIDEALERFTARQLRMSFLLQPWHGRMDFKQSALGEVKNAESAFNNFFVSVKAKVAQAKALGDAYSDGQHHYGAAERSLVDSLEEAQHAFRLAMCDSFDTPKGMEILLDLVSKANIYEKSLEKRADVNVGVLTAVARYVGDMLKMLGLGEGAALSASQEIGWGVADESGDVSAAVNKEELLMPYLRALSNFRDAVRNLARSSAPASEYLKLSDALRDNDLVDLGISLEDTEDGQALVKLVPAAQLQAAKREKEAAAAEKAARKAQAAEQARLKRLENLEKGRVAPDQLFKTDDFSEWDERGLPTKDKQGAELAKKRRKNLEKDFDKQTKLHKEFLEAKQKGEIQ